The Equus asinus isolate D_3611 breed Donkey chromosome 22, EquAss-T2T_v2, whole genome shotgun sequence genome has a segment encoding these proteins:
- the SPMIP11 gene encoding sperm microtubule inner protein 11 isoform X2: MGQLENLTEKIDQRELVPARLPPIISEDGNYSVHQNSHTRYHEAVQKVLLKTFPNQVFRVPLTDAQNFSFWRSHHPGVRPEETMPWIRGPRHCLIKSPMARFMDHCILSDRTFSLY; this comes from the exons ATGGGGCAGCTGGAGAACTTGACAGAGAAAATAG ACCAGAGGGAACTGGTACCTGCTAGGCTTCCCCCTATTATCTCAGAAGATGGGAATTATTCCGTGCACCAGAATAGCCACACAAGGTACCATGAAGCTGTACAGAAGGTGTTGTTGAAGACAT TCCCCAATCAGGTCTTCAGAGTCCCCTTGACTGATGCTCAGAACTTCAGCTTCTGGCGGTCCCACCATCCAGGAGTGCGCCCAGAGGAAACCATGCCATGGATCCGGGGCCCCCGCCACTGCCTCATTAAAAGCCCAATGGCCAG GTTTATGGATCACTGTATTCTCAGCGACAGAACCTTCAGTCTGTATTGA
- the SPMIP11 gene encoding sperm microtubule inner protein 11 isoform X1: MAYWEQNLLLEPATDQRELVPARLPPIISEDGNYSVHQNSHTRYHEAVQKVLLKTFPNQVFRVPLTDAQNFSFWRSHHPGVRPEETMPWIRGPRHCLIKSPMARFMDHCILSDRTFSLY, translated from the exons ATGGCTTACTGGGAGCAAAACCTATTACTGGAACCAGCAACTG ACCAGAGGGAACTGGTACCTGCTAGGCTTCCCCCTATTATCTCAGAAGATGGGAATTATTCCGTGCACCAGAATAGCCACACAAGGTACCATGAAGCTGTACAGAAGGTGTTGTTGAAGACAT TCCCCAATCAGGTCTTCAGAGTCCCCTTGACTGATGCTCAGAACTTCAGCTTCTGGCGGTCCCACCATCCAGGAGTGCGCCCAGAGGAAACCATGCCATGGATCCGGGGCCCCCGCCACTGCCTCATTAAAAGCCCAATGGCCAG GTTTATGGATCACTGTATTCTCAGCGACAGAACCTTCAGTCTGTATTGA
- the SPMIP11 gene encoding sperm microtubule inner protein 11 isoform X3, with translation MAFFNLCLLGYQNSFRNKKKDTTEETNQRELVPARLPPIISEDGNYSVHQNSHTRYHEAVQKVLLKTFPNQVFRVPLTDAQNFSFWRSHHPGVRPEETMPWIRGPRHCLIKSPMARFMDHCILSDRTFSLY, from the exons ATGGCCTTCTTTAACTTGTGTCTATTGGGATATCAAAATTCCTTTCGGAACAAGAAGAAGGACACAACTGAAGAAACAA ACCAGAGGGAACTGGTACCTGCTAGGCTTCCCCCTATTATCTCAGAAGATGGGAATTATTCCGTGCACCAGAATAGCCACACAAGGTACCATGAAGCTGTACAGAAGGTGTTGTTGAAGACAT TCCCCAATCAGGTCTTCAGAGTCCCCTTGACTGATGCTCAGAACTTCAGCTTCTGGCGGTCCCACCATCCAGGAGTGCGCCCAGAGGAAACCATGCCATGGATCCGGGGCCCCCGCCACTGCCTCATTAAAAGCCCAATGGCCAG GTTTATGGATCACTGTATTCTCAGCGACAGAACCTTCAGTCTGTATTGA